The Streptomyces bacillaris sequence GGTGATGTCGTCGACCAGCTTCGCGGTCATCAGCGACTCCATCAGGCCGACCAGGGCCATCGCGAAGGCGTACGGGGCGATCGTGGTCAGGGTGTCCATGGTGAAGGGCACGTCCGGCAGGCCCGGCACCGGCAGCGAGGAGGGCAGTTCGCCCTTGTCACCGACGGTCGGCACCGCGATGCCGGCCGCGACCGTGATGACGGTCAGGATGACGATGGACACCAGCGGGGCCGGGATCACCTTGGTGACCTTCGGGAAGAACACCATGAGCGCCAGCCCGCCGATGATCAGCGGATACACCGCCCAGGGCACGTCCCGCATCTCGGGGACCTGGGCCATGAAGATCAGGATGGCGAGGGCGTTGACGAAGCCGACCATCACCGAGCGCGGGACGAACCGCATCAGCTTCGCCACGCCGAGCACGCCCAGGGCAACCTGGATGACACCGGCGAGGATGACGGCGGCGATCAGGTAGCCCAGGCCGTGCTCGCGGTTGAGCGGGGCGATGACCAGGGCGACGGCGCCGGTGGCGGCGGAGATCAACGCACGGCGCCCGCCGACGATCGAGATGACCACGGCCATGGTGAACGAGGCGAACAGGCCGACCGCCGGGTCGACACCGGCGATGATCGAGAAGGAGATCGCCTCGGGAATCAGGGCAAGCGCGACGACCAGGCCGGCCAGGATCTCGGTGCGCCAGACCTTGGGGTTGTGCAGCCAGTCGGGCTTGAGGCCGCGCAGCCGTCCGGTGGGAGTCACAGCAGCAGAAGACAAGGAGATGCGTACCTGTCGTGCTCGGGCACACCGGCAGACCGGCCGGAGGCGTGCGGGCGGAGGCGCGGGAGACCGGCCTGGTCATCCCCTCCGCCCGCTCCCAGGGCGGATTCCGCCTCTACACCGAGACCGACGTCGCCCGGCTCATGGTCCTCCGCCGCATGAAGCCGCTCGGCTTCACTCTGGACCAGATGCGCGATCTGCTGGAGGCCGCCGACTGCCTCGACGGCGACGACGCTCTCGAAGACGGCGAGCGCGAGGCGCTGCTGGAGCGCGTGCGGACCTGCCAGCAGGCCGCCGCCGAGCAGGTGGAGAAGCTGCGCATCCAGCTGGAACGTGCCGAGGACTTCGCCGTCACGCTGGGCGCCCGCCTGGAGCAGAACGCTCCTGCCGCCCGCTTCCAGGACCGCACCGCGCGCCACCCCTGGCAGGCATCGCCTTCCCTGCGGGCCGCCCCGGCCCGGGTGCGGCCCGGTCCAGCTGGTCAGTGCTCCGTCTGCGGGTGGTTCCCGGTGTCGGTGCTCATGCGCCGGTTCCCTTCAGGGAGGTGAGAGCGGCGTCCAGGCGGAGCGTGGCTTCCCGGGCCACGGGCGCCATCGCATCGAGTCCGGTCAGCGTGACCATGGTGCCGGGATCGACGGCCTGCACGACCACTTGGTCGCCCTCGGCGCGCACGACGACATTGCACGGCAGCAACAGGCCGATCGAGCGGTCGGCTTCCAGGGCCTGGTGTGCGAGGGGCGGGTTGCAGGCGCCGAGGATCAGGTAGGGCTCCATGTCATGCCCGAGCTTCGCCTTCAGCGTGGCCTGCACGTCGATCTCCGTCAGGACCCCGAAGCCCTGCTCGGCCAGTGCGTCACGGACCTCGCGCTGAACCTGCTCGAACGATCCCTTCACGCTCACGGTGCGGTCGTAGCCCATTGCCTGCCTCCTCGTTCGCGGGAGCGGTCGGCCGGCGACACGGCCGGTCCGCAGTACGGATGACTGCTGCCACCCAAGTCGAAATATACCCCGGGGGTAAGAGTGCTACGGTGGATTGCATACCCCGGGGGGTAATTTTCGTACGGAAGGAGCATCACGGTGTTTTTCGTTGACGTGATCGAGGTGAAGGGTCTGGGCAACCGCAGCTATCTCGCCGGCGGTCCGGCGGCCGCAGTGGCTGTCGATCCGCCCCGGGACATCGATCAGGTGCTGGCAGCGGCCGCCCGGCGCGGGGTCCGTATCTCGCACGTGGTGGAGACCCACATCCACAACGACTACGTCACCGGCGGACTGGAGCTGGCCCGGATCACGGGCGCCGCCTACCTGGTG is a genomic window containing:
- a CDS encoding SulP family inorganic anion transporter; its protein translation is MTPTGRLRGLKPDWLHNPKVWRTEILAGLVVALALIPEAISFSIIAGVDPAVGLFASFTMAVVISIVGGRRALISAATGAVALVIAPLNREHGLGYLIAAVILAGVIQVALGVLGVAKLMRFVPRSVMVGFVNALAILIFMAQVPEMRDVPWAVYPLIIGGLALMVFFPKVTKVIPAPLVSIVILTVITVAAGIAVPTVGDKGELPSSLPVPGLPDVPFTMDTLTTIAPYAFAMALVGLMESLMTAKLVDDITDTHSSKTRESIGQGIANIVTGFFGGMGGCAMIGQTMINVKVSGARTRLSTFLAGVFLMVLCIVFGPVVSDIPMAALVAVMVMVAFATFDWHSIAPKTLKRMPAGEIAVMGITVIVVVATDNLAIGVVVGSVTAMIIFAKRVAHLARVHAVTDPDGSSVVYSVTGELFFASSNDLVGQFNYNDDPDRIIVDLSAAHIWDASSVAALDAIETKYEQRGKTVEIIGLNDPSADLHSKLTGELTSH
- a CDS encoding DUF302 domain-containing protein translates to MGYDRTVSVKGSFEQVQREVRDALAEQGFGVLTEIDVQATLKAKLGHDMEPYLILGACNPPLAHQALEADRSIGLLLPCNVVVRAEGDQVVVQAVDPGTMVTLTGLDAMAPVAREATLRLDAALTSLKGTGA